A genomic window from Silene latifolia isolate original U9 population chromosome Y, ASM4854445v1, whole genome shotgun sequence includes:
- the LOC141633231 gene encoding NAD(P)H-quinone oxidoreductase subunit 2, chloroplastic-like: protein MIWHVQNENFILDSTRIFMKAFHLLLFDGSFIFPECILIFGLILLLIIDSTSDQKDIPWLYFISSTSLVMSITTLLFRWREEPMISFSGNFQTNNFNEIFQFLILLCSTLCIPLSVEYIECTEMALTEFLLFVLTATLGGMFLCGANDLITIFVAPECFSLCSYLLSGYTKKDVRSNEATTKYLLMGGTSSSILVHGFSWLYGSSGGEIELQEIVNGLINTQMYNSPGISIALIFITVGIGFKLSPAPSHQWTPDVYEGVRFVREIPTSLSISEMFGIFKTPWTCRREMLSPTPVVAFLSVTSKVAASASATRIFDIPFYFSSNEWHLLLEILAILSMILGNLIAITQTSMKRMLAYSSIGQIGYVIIGIIVGDSNDGYASMITYMLFYISMNLGTFACIVLFGLRTGTDNIRDYAGLYTKDPFLALSLALCLLSLGGLPPLAGFFGKLYLFWCGWQAGLYLLVLIGLLTSVLSIYYYLKIIKLLMTGRNQEITPHVRNYRRSPLRSKNSIELSMIVCVIASTIPGISMNPIIAIAQDTLF from the exons ATGATTTGGCATGTACAGAATGAAAACTTCATTCTCGATTCTACGAGAATTTTTATGAAAGCCTTTCATTTGCTTCTCTTTGATGGAAGttttatttttccagaatgtatcCTAATTTTTGGCCTAATTCTTCTTCTGATAATCGATTCAACCTCTGATCAAAAAGATATACCTTGGTTATATTTCATCTCTTCAACAAGTTTAGTAATGAGCATAACAACCCTGTTGTTCCGATGGAGAGAAGAACCTATGATTAGCTTTTCGGGAAATTTCCAAACGAACAATTTCAACGAAATCTTTCAATTTCTTATTTTACTATGTTCAACTCTATGTATTCCTCTATCCGTAGAGTACATTGAATGTACAGAAATGGCTCTCACAGAGTTTCTGTTATTTGTATTAACAGCTACTCTAGGAGGAATGTTTTTATGCGGTGCTAACGATTTAATAACTATCTTTGTAGCTCCAGAATGTTTCAGTTTATGCTCCTACCTATTATCTGGATATACCAAGAAAGATGTACGGTCTAATGAGGCTACTACGAAATATTTACTCATGGGTGGGACAAGCTCTTCTATTCTGGTTCATGGTTTCTCTTGGCTATATGGTTCATCCGGTGGAGAGATCGAGCTTCAAGAAATAGTGAACGGTCTTATCAATACACAAATGTATAACTCCCCGGGAATTTCAATTGCGCTTATATTCATCACTGTAGGAATTGGGTTCAAGCTTTCCCCAGCCCCTTCTCATCAATGGACTCCTGACGTATACGAAGGAGTGCGATTCGTTCGAGAAATTCCTACCTCTCTATCTATCTCTGAGATGTTTGGAATTTTCAAAACTCCATGGACATGCAGAAGAGAAATGCT CTCTCCCACTCCAGTCGTTGCTTTTCTTTCTGTTACTTCGAAAGTAGCTGCTTCAGCTTCAGCCACTCGAATTTTCGATATTCCTTTTTATTTCTCATCAAACGAATGGCATCTTCTTCTCGAAATACTAGCTATTCTTAGCATGATATTGGGGAATCTGATTGCTATTACTCAAACAAGCATGAAACGTATGCTTGCATATTCGTCCATAGGTCAAATCGGATATGTAATTATTGGAATAATTGTTGGAGACTCAAATGATGGATATGCAAGCATGATAACTTATATGCTGTTCTATATCTCCATGAATCTAGGAACTTTTGCTTGCATTGTATTATTTGGTCTACGTACCGGAACTGATAACATTCGAGATTATGCAGGATTATACACGAAAGATCCTTTTTTGGCTCTCTCTTTAGCCCTCTGTCTCTTATCCCTAGGCGGTCTTCCTCCACTAGCTGGTTTTTTCGGAAAACTCTATTTATTCTGGTGTGGGTGGCAGGCAGGCCTATATTTATTGGTTTTAATAGGACTCCTTACGAGCGTTCTTTCTATCTACTATTATCTAAAAATAATCAAGTTATTAATGACTGGACGAAACCAAGAAATAACCCCTCACGTGCGAAATTATAGAAGATCCCCTTTAAGATCAAAGAATTCCATCGAATTGAGTATGATTGTATGTGTGATAGCATCTACTATACCAGGAATATCAATGAACCCGATTATTGCAATTGCTCAGGATACCCTTTTTTAG